The genomic region CCTACTGGCTGACCTGGAGGACGAATAATGCTAGACGATGAAAGTCCGCGCGTGGACGCGCCTGAGTTGGAGCGGCTGGCCGCCAACCTGCGGGAGATCAGTGCGAACCTGGAAGCCTACATCCAGGACCGTGCTGAGGCCATCGCTGCACCGCGAATTGCCAAGGCCGAGGCCGAGATTGAGCGTCTGCACACCGAACATAAGCGCAACGTCGCCAGTTGCGAACAACGGTACGCCGATATGCAAGGCGAAGTACAGCGGCAGTTCACCGCGTTGGAACGCCAAGTCGCCCAGGGCGGCTTTCTAGCCCAGTTTCTCCCCGCAAACGTGTGGAGTGCCGCAGGGATCACCAGATACGAAAAGTCGCAGTTGCGGCCGAGCTGGGTCAACCACGTCATGCAATGCGCTGATGAGGCCGGTCTCAGCCTCGACACCGAACGCCAACAACGAGAAGGAGCCCCCAGTGACCGACCACCTCAACAACGCCGAAGAACGTCTCGTTGACGAACTCGTGCAGATTACCGACATGGCCTCCCGGGTCTTGGTCGCCGCCGAGCCCGGCTCCAGCTACTGGTCGGTCGGTGAGGAATCAGAATCGAGATCCAGTGTGCAACTTTGTTGCTGCCGCCCCAGCCGCTTCGCGGCCGGGTTGCCCTCGAAAACCCCTACCGCACCACCATTGTGGGAGGAGGTTATCACTGCCGCTCACACATCCCCTCATGCTGAAATCTGTCAATCAATGACGGTCAAGATTCCCGATGCTTGACACCGCAAAGAACTCCGACAGATCTCCACGTCGGACTGTCAATATAGACGTGTAGGAAATCCAACTGTCAAGGAACCTCGAATTGTCAGCCAGATTCCCTACACTCTCAGGTATGCGAGTAGGATATGCGCGGGTCTCCACCCGCGAGCAGAACCTTGAGAGTCAACGCCAGTTGCTCGAAGCGGCCGGATGTGAGGAAATCTTCATCGACCACGGCGTCTCCGGCAAGGAAGCCCACCGGCCCGAACTGGACAAGGCCCTCGCCTTCGTCCGGCGCGGCGATGTCCTTGTCATCACCCGCCTGTCACGCCTGTTCCGATCACTCAAAGACCTCATCGCGACGGTCGAAGAACTTGAAGACCGTGGCGTCGACCTTGTCGTCACCCAGCAACCGATCGACACCACCACCTCGGCCGGGCGGCTCATGTTCAACATAGTCGGCGCCTTCGACCAATTCCAGCGTGAACTCATAAGCGAGAACACCCGCGAGGGCTTGGACGCCACCGACAAACGTGGCCGAGGTGGTGGCAGGCCAGCGAAGCTGAGTCTGCGGCAGGTCGCCGAGATCTGCGCCAAGATCGATGAGCGCGACGACGCCGGGAAACCAGTCTGGAACATCTCGGCCCTCGCCCGGCACTACAAGGTCTCCCGCCCCACCATTTACAAGGTCATCGATGACCGCGAGACCCTAGCGGTGCGTATCGGCGGCGTGGCCGCAAGGAAGGAAGCCACCACAACAGA from Natronoglycomyces albus harbors:
- a CDS encoding recombinase family protein — encoded protein: MRVGYARVSTREQNLESQRQLLEAAGCEEIFIDHGVSGKEAHRPELDKALAFVRRGDVLVITRLSRLFRSLKDLIATVEELEDRGVDLVVTQQPIDTTTSAGRLMFNIVGAFDQFQRELISENTREGLDATDKRGRGGGRPAKLSLRQVAEICAKIDERDDAGKPVWNISALARHYKVSRPTIYKVIDDRETLAVRIGGVAARKEATTTDGPA